ATTGTAGTCTAGAAAATAGAAGTACAGCTCGAAGCAATATTACCTACATACTAATCTCTACCCCTCCCATGTGTTCTACCAATAtaactttgtaatttatttttttttcatttctcaagaTTCAACATTCAAGTCTCAAACCGTTTATTCTCTAcctgtcttcttcttcattttgctGCCCAAGTTTGTCGGTCTCTTctctttttatcttctttttatttttaccatacTACTTAGAGCTATGCAAACAGAAAGGGCAAGAGGCGGATTTGCACAAAATTGGGGCAGATTTGAGCAGATGACTAAAggttcaggaaaaaaaaaatagatgtgaTTGCAACATAGTTTTTCTCCTTATTCCTGTCTCTATATATGAATCTGTCGGTACGGTTTGTGTATCGGTTTTAAAAATCAACTCCGACTATACCACCTCACTAGTGTCAAAAGGGTCACCAGATTCTGTTCACCGGCATTGGCTCCTTCGATCGGCCCAAAGTTCAGTGCGGTTTAGTCAGTGAGGCTCGGTTTTGTCTATGAGGTTCGGTAACTGCTCACCCCTAATTCTAACTTTTGaataggggtgtgcatgggttgggttgaacccatgggttggacagtttttatttttatttttattaatattattattaaattgagcagAAAAAAATATCACATTTGCCACCtgagttgataaacaaaatatacatgaacTAGTATTTCAACTCGCTTATAAAGAAAATGTATTCAATtgagttgataaacaaaatatacatgaacTAATATCCCAACTCAGTTATAAACAAATAGGAGTGGAGTGAGAGGGTGGGAGTAGGATGCgacagagagagaaataaaattgttagaGTTTGTGAGGTAATTGAGTTTTGTATAGGAAGAGCCAAAAGggtaaagaaattaaataaaaaactatgtGGGTTGGGTCAAGTTAGGCGGGTTTGTGATTGTTATGACCCCAAACTCAACCCGAcccactattaaaaaaattgtcataacCCAACCAAACCCACCAACCCCTAAAAACCGAGCCAACACAATAGATTATATTGGGTCGGGTCAGGTCGGGTCGGTTTTGGTGGGTTGGCTGCACACCTTTACCTTTAAACTTGCAGTTGCGGGAAAACAatgtttgatttttggtgtaacTCTTAAGCGTAGAAAAGACTATTGGTCGAGAAACTATTctcacaaaatataaaaatgtacaagtggtttttttgtttcgtatttttgttttttttttaaatggtaacTTCCAAGGATATAGCCGGTCAAAACACCTCATCATTTCGTTGCTTAGGAAAATACTAGTTATTGTTTCCTCAGTTTGCCTACAAACATACCCAATTTCATAATATGCCTAGGTATCCAACTATGATTGATTACATTACTTACACAGAAAATCACCACTAACACTCCTGAAAAAATGGATTTAGATTCACCACTTACAAGTTAACACTTAAGCGTGCTGTGGATTGGGGTGAGCCACACTCATTACACCGTACTTAAAAGTActatattaacttttttttaaaacgtCTCTTAATTTTACAGCCAACACTTCGTTTCCCATAGCCtaggtaattttattttatagtatattGGTAGATTGAACCCACAGGCTATGACAAAtatgtgttttttaatttatacatCACTTGATGCAAAGATAAAGCATAAACACTCAGTCCGtcacaaaaatatatcataccAACTTTCAACGTAAATAAAGTGTGAAGGAACCAGCATTTTTCACcatttatagtaatattttaGCATAAACCTAGTAAAATAGCAAAGAATTTCATGGACTTACACAGGTTTTAATCCCAATCTTGCTCATTATCAAATATAGTTTATTCcgaaatattttatatgtaatgAATTATGAAAGCCAAAGGGCAAAAGCGACTACAATTTCTTCTTCTgctttttttaaagtattttttcaCCACATATCTTGTAGATTGCCCTGTACAATATATTCCAAGCTTGCTATAATTAGCCAGtcataaaatatatagttgCTTCGGAATGGAGCTTATACTTAgtccaaaacataaaaattaataattaagcGCAACAGTCCAAAATTTCTCAAACTAAAGTTGCCACGTAAAATTCCACTGCCCTGAGCCTGAGTTACCAGATTTTCAGTTGTCTTCTTCGGCGCAAACTTGCTTTGAACCATATAGATTCGAGTGAACCTGGTGAAACAAACATTTGTGCCACTGAGGAGGCCGATACAGAGAGCAAATCAATGCAAAACACAACCCTGGATGCTACGTTTAACATGATAACAAGTGCAGGAGACAATGCCATGAATGGATGTCCAACACCAAAGATACAGAAGGTCATATTCTGGCTACGAGATCGCAAGGATTTCAAGAAGTACTTCGAGCCAAGAGTTGTATCACTAGGTCCTATATATCCATCATGGTATGCCAAAGTACCAGCTTCGAGAGAAGTATAAGCTCGTCTTGGCATATGATTTCATCAAAAGTAGCGGCAAGGGTATAAGAGATTTATACAGTAAGATTGGGGAGAAGATCAAAGAACTGAGGGAATGCTACGAGGTGGAGGTCACCAAGGACTATAATAATGAGTCCCTAGCTCACTGGCGGCGCCACATATAGGTGAGGGTGGTcctaggaccaccctgacctgaattcttttttttttttttttaaatttttatatatatatatatatatatatatatataataaaaaaattttatttacctacctttaaaaaaaattaggaacaccctcaaaaaaaattaggaacattctcaaaaaaattttatgccaataaatttaaattttggtagattatttgttacattttggctggtaccaatttttagaagaaaaaaagaaaaactcttaaACTAACAAACTTGTCAGCACAACATGTCATTACTTGCATCGAATgcctaaaaaacaaatccagcTATTGCAAAGGTcgccctttcttcttcttccttttcgtCTTCTTTGCTTCGTCTCAGACGTTCTGCTAGTctacctcttctttctttttttactctagtttttgctttgtcaagttttttctttagtttgttttttagacttttagcttgCTAACCCCACCCAcgtgacaaaactcaaaaagctaacaaaatattctttcaaacttatttattgagtcttgcctcttcccaatatgatatacatatatacactcttattgtactattttttgttgttgtttttcattatttaattacatatttatgttttaatattctaaaatagtaattgttatgtaataactaaatgatttgagtgtcaaaaaaggaaaactaaatgatttgttttatttgaggtttatttatttagatcaataattttatgttgtataagaaaatataaatatatattatttttaattttttttaaaaaccccgAAACACCCTGAAACGGTACGACGAAATAGATCTGTATAAAAATATTCCGTTCTACTAAACAAACCGAAACATGGTCcaaaacggtattcataacattgctttcaagcaaaaagaaaaagctaaaaaaaattcgaacttaaatctaaaaaagaaaaaattgtaacagagaatctgaagaaaaaaaaaattataacagaACAAGCCCACCGAGAAACACCCTGATAAATAATCCTAGAGCTGCCACTGCCCTAGCTTGGCTTTTGTTCCTGGATGGCTGTGCAGTACTGCAATACATATGCTGCGCGACTCACAAAAAGTTCAaagatttaaatataaaaatggaCTTTGTGGTCTTTGGACAACAGGATATATTTTTGCTGGAGAACCAACTTCCCTGTCGTCTCCTCAAATGGTTGATGAGCTTGAGTGAGATAAAAAAGGAGTTGGAGGATTCCATTAACAATTACTTTCCAAATCAAGAAAGTCTTCATTCACAAGAGAAGCCAGAAGAACTAAGGATATCAATGGATGGAGAACCCATCCATCTTCTTGACCTTCGGAGGACAACTCTATTGGGTAAACCACAACCACTTTCAGATATCTTCCAAATTAGACAAGAGTTTAAAGAATTGCAATCTTATGTCAAACTGCAGGGGCTTAAACGTGTTGGTATTCATTTGAAACCAAGTAGGAATAGTTGCTTGAGAAACATATCTTTTGCAAAATTCCTTTATGGACGCCTTTACCTACCTCCAATCACTGTTGATGACACAACGAAATCGAAGTTCTTGAACTTGATAGCCTATGAGATGTTCCGAATTTCCAAAATGACTATGGAGTCACCTCTTACATATGCTTCCTTGATGAACTAATTGATGAAGCCAAAGATGTTATGGATCTAAGGAAAGCTGGTATACTGTACCACTTCCTTTCCAGCGATGAAGAAGTGGCTCAACTCTTCAATGACATATATATCTAAGGACTTGGCAGCTAACCCTGAAATATATATTGATGTCAAATCCCAAATTCACCAGCACTTCTTGAACAAATTTCATCGCTTGACGTTTCAATTTATGCACGATCATTTCTGAGCCCCTTGGACGATGataactttctttttctcaatttcaGCACTTGTTCTAAGTATTCTGCAGACACtcagagggcgtttggatccgcgTTTGTGCGTCCACGTCgcgtttttgcttttttttttttttttttttacccagcaGCATAtattgacttttcagccataAACAGTGCACAAATACACTGTTCacgggtcccacaaatttcactttttaataactttttcattaaaaataggtcccgcagaattattcacacatttaaaaattattttgctacagtgttttcagttttcagttttcagtttcagcaaaataagttctatccaaacggaccctcaGTATGCTTGTGAAATATTTTAATGTGTCGTAGTGTGAGGACTACACATGcatgtaataaaatttggagatgaatattttataaaaggaTAATTATTGTtccatattttatattttatttaataaaatttttgacatattaatgattttattttgtaattaaggTTCCTTTTGTTTAGACCTAAAAGGTTGTTGGGTAAGgacaattattttgtttgaaatttttttaaagatcgagttgtttgttttgggtaaaattgattaattagacttaattttttttagcttcactattggtaatttttgttgttgggctaattCTTTTAGGCTTGTatattttgctttaaaatttagatttataaattttttttatggtctttaagaagaagaaaatgcgaaagttacaatttttttttacaaattactgatATGGTaagtggttattggtaagtaaaaaagtgctAGGTCTAGATgcaaactaataagaatttgctaccttaatagtttataaaaatattattaaaaaaattgtggttaTAACATTAGccttaaaagaattaatgatattataaagggacaaagtgtaattttatagaacaaaattagtaaaattaatacctagtatatattattttaaaaaaaatttcgggGCCAATGCCCCCCAAGTCAAAGGCTACCTTCGTCCCTGGGCTACATGTCCTTCATTTTATGGTGTTAGtgtattgagagagagagagagagagagagagagagagagagagagagagagagagatcaactAGTCATTCAATTTTGATAAGATTGAGAAAATGATTGTGATTTAATTAATGTGCAGTTTTTGAAATGAAAAGGATTCTTGTGTACAGCATCTTTAAGTTAAAATTCACTAAAAAATTGACTACCTATCAAGCATTCTcaaaggttttttatttatttattaaaacacCCAGATGGCCACATCCCAATAGTTATTTAGaaatcttcaaatttttaaacaacaatgcAACTTCAAGCGGTTGATTAGTAGTTTTTAAATCTTCGTAATATCCATATTTCATGAAATTGTACCAGCTTTTTTAGTtcactctcaaaaaaatttaccttGTAGTAACTTTTTCCCAACTACAACCTTGTAATAGTTTGGTGTGCATAGGATTGGGAGACTATACTACATACTCAAGCACTCAAAGACCTCTAATATGCATTtgatttctctttgtttttttgctttttgcctTATGTCtcagttagttttttttttttttttttttgtgtgtgtgtgtaccgtgcaaataaattttttccaagCGTGCTTCTAGATGCTCTTGtttctaaataaaaacaaaggttAGTTAACAAGTGTCCTTATGATATTTATTAATGAACcattaagaaagttttaatacaaatttcttaagaaatataaaaactagTCAAAAAATCAGttgcttttgttatttttcataGAAAATTTTCCTGAATAACTTAACaaaatccacacaaaaaaaaatgttattgactaaatttttttgagaagatgttATTgactaaatttaataaattgtttcataatCATGACAGTGggaaattatgattttattttattttataaagaataaTGATTATTACGGCATTACTTTTACATCAttattactaaaataatttgaattgtACCACCAACGCAActtataaaattgtaaaattaattaatttaaaaaaatgctcTTCCAAAGTGCTCCGTTTTGTGTTATCCTTATTTTAGCGAGCTTCGTTCTATCAGAAACAGAACTCAGACCATAGCTCTCCCAACGTCTCTCTTTCGATTTTGAACAGAAATCAAAGTTCACTCACACcacagctctctctctctctctctctctctctctcaggccCAGAACAAAAGATTCACAAGCCACACGGAACAGCGTCGAGTTCTGTTCAATACCTGCTCTCCACATAGTTCTTCTTGGTATGGtatcctcttctctctcttgttgtaatgctttcactttctttcttttgcttttcagATTGCCTCAAATTTGTTACATTTTTCTGtgttattatcaatttttgtttaggGAAAGTGCTATAGAATTTTGAAGAACTGTTTGCCTACTCTTTTTCATATGCAACTGCCAacgatccaaaaaaaaaaaaaaaactgttgaaTAAATTACTGTTGTGTGTTTTCACCTTATTTTAGACCAAAATATACTTAGCCCATGAGCAAATTTAGTCCCTGAAGTTTAAAGTCATCGCTTTTAGTTTTAAGAAACTTAAAGTAATCGCTTTTAGTTCCTGTAAAACTTGAAATGATCAAGTGGTTGCCTTTAGTCCATGTGGGGTGATGAGGTGTTAGTTTTTAGTTTGCTCGGTCGTTTAATGGACTAAAAGTGATCACTTCAAACTTCAGGACTAAAATCATTTATGGGCTAAAATTTAGGGAGCAATAGTGCACTTAAGCCCTTATTTTATTTAGACCTTATTTGAGCATTGACTCATGTAAATTTCAAGATCATGTTTGGTTGTAACCTTAGATTGTTTAAACCACTAATGTTGACTCATGTTATGCATTTTACGAAAGCTGCAACTACTTCATCTTCTTTTCAATTGAGTATAAACACATTTGGTTGTGGGATGAATGAAAACATTACAAAAGGAAACAGAATCCCCTTGTTTATGGATTTAGCATATTGGGAAATTATGCCAGACCTGAATTAAATAGTAActagcaaaaactaaaattatcATGGAATAGTGATGTGATGTGCAATTTTTGCAATTATCACCACTCATTGTCAGAGTCTGTGTCATTAAAGAGAAAAGATTAGCCAGCAATGGAgagaaaacaaacaataaatgaaaaatgaactttGGTTGAGGTGAATGCAAAGTTGAGAGTAAATGTTCTCATTTATAGTGAAAAAAATatgaccacaaaaaaaaaaaaatgtaagttaAAAAATGGCTGTTTCAGACACATgacttttttcaaaatatgaccATTACAAAGAAAGAACATTTTTATGTAGTAATGGAAGGATAGAGTGTGGGATGTGGGCTGCATCTTAAAAGTAGGTAGTTAATATAGAAAAGGTTGTTTTTTCTTTCGAAATTTGGTTGAACTATGCGAAACCAGATGTGAATGCCTTTAATAGAAAAGTAAAGATTAAACAATTGAATCTCATGTGAACTTCTAAATGCAGCGTTTATGTTTATCTAAGTCCCTCACTCCCTGCCTTGAAGTCCCAGACTCCTTCTGTTGCAGTGTCTGTGTATTCAATTTGATACATTACCATTTTTGTTGCTTGAAGAAATGGCTGTGGTGTTATCTACAACTCTTCCTTCAACAACCACCAAGCTGAGCCTGAAATGTTTCGGCACTAGCATTATACAAGAAAAACCAATCATAGAAAGTTGTCTTTTCACAGGTGAACTTCAATCTCCCTCTCTATTTTCCTTCACTTTCTTGCACTTCTCTTTAACTAAACTCAATTGCCAAAtatctggtttttttttttcctctcaggCTTTAGTATAGGGAATGACAAAGACAAACAGAGGAAGAAAGTTTCATCTATTAATTTAGCAATAAAGAACAAGCAAACTATTGTTGAAACAACCCAGAATGTCAATGGGAGAATAACACCAAGAAAAGGTGGTAGAAACCCTGTTTTGAGTGAAGGAAGAGATGAGGATGAGAACTATGGACCTATATGTCCTGGATGTGGGGTCTTTATGCAAGATAAGGACCCAGACCTTCCTGGGTATTATCAGAAAAGGAAGGTCGTTCCAACAGAATTGTCAGATGGTGAGGCGGGTATAGTGGGTGAGTTTGATGGAatttatgatgatgatgatgatgatgaagaagaagatgaacaaGAAGAAGAGGGGTTTGTGGATGACATTGAGGGTGAATTTCAGGAGCTTGATGTGGAAGAAGGTGATTTGGGAGTGGAGGGTGAGTTTGATTGGGATTCTGATGAATGGGAAGCTAAGTTAATGGAGGAAAAGGAGGAGGTAAAGTTGGATTTGGATGGATTTGCTCCTGCTAGTGTCGGTTATGGTAACATTACAGAGGACACAATTGAGAAGGCTAAGAAGAAGATGCTGTCGAAAGCAGAAAAGAAGAGAATTGCTAGGGAggctgagaaagaaaaagaagaggttACGGTGTGTGCTCGGTGTCATTCATTGAGGAATTATGGGCAGGTGAAGAACCAAAATGCTGAAAACTTGATAcctgattttgattttgataggCTGATTGCTACCCGGTTAATGAAACCCTCTGGGAATGCCACTGCTACTGTTGTGGTTATGGTTGTTGATTGTGTTGATTTTGATGGGTCGTTCCCGAAACGGGCAGCAAAATCATTGTTTAAGGCATTGGAAGGAACTAAAGATGACTCCAAGCTTAGCAAAAAGTTACCACGGCTTGTTCTTGTGGCTACAAAGGTTGATCTTCTCCCTTCACAAATTCCACCTGCGAGGTTAGATAGATGGGTTCGGCATCGTGCTAGGGCTGGAGGGGCACCCAAGCTAGCTGGGGTTTATATGGTCAGTTCCCATAAGGATTTGGGTGTGAGGAATCTGTTGTCCTTCATCAAGGAATTGGCTGGTCCTCGAGGGAATGTGTGGGTAATTGGGTCTCAGAATGCTGGCAAGTCTACTCTAATCAATGCATTTGCGAAAAAGGAAGGGGCAAAAGTTACCAAGCTTACAGAAGCTCCAATTCCTGGAACAACTCTTGGCATTTTGAGAGTCGGAGGGATTTTGTCAGCCAAGGCTAAGTTGTTTGACACTCCTGGGCTTCTACATCCATATTTAATGTCCATGAGATTGAATAGGGATGAACAGAAAATGGTTGAAATACGGAAGGAGCTACAACCTCGGACTTACAGGATGAAGGCAAGTTGTTTGTTACTATCACACTTAATATTTGTGACCTGTATAtcatatatagtatataattgTAGTTATGTATCATGTGTTGTAAATTTGTGATCTATATAtcatatatagtatataattgTAGTTATGTATCATGTGTTGTGTACATGTAAGTGTCACATATATTTTAACAAGAGCTTATGGAAGACTAGGGGATGAAACTTCTCAGTAATGAAATGACTCATTGACTGTCTAcaactaattaaaatttgacatttgattATACATTGTGGCATGTGAACTGTTCAATATACCAATTGAGTCAAGATTATTCTATTTCATCAACATGAtttttgaagaattttgaagaaaaataaacgtTACCTTTTAAGATTGTCTTTCTTCTGATCCATTTTGTAAACTTGTCATTCTCGATGGATATACTGATTCCtgttctcattattagtggacAAACATACTTGTTCCCTAATCTTAGCTTGACCTTTAAAGGCAAACTAAGGGCTTTTCAGAATTTTCCTTCTCAGATTGCAACATACAGTTGTCCAAGTCATATGAACAT
This genomic stretch from Castanea sativa cultivar Marrone di Chiusa Pesio chromosome 9, ASM4071231v1 harbors:
- the LOC142609366 gene encoding GTP-binding protein BRASSINAZOLE INSENSITIVE PALE GREEN 2, chloroplastic, whose translation is MAVVLSTTLPSTTTKLSLKCFGTSIIQEKPIIESCLFTGFSIGNDKDKQRKKVSSINLAIKNKQTIVETTQNVNGRITPRKGGRNPVLSEGRDEDENYGPICPGCGVFMQDKDPDLPGYYQKRKVVPTELSDGEAGIVGEFDGIYDDDDDDEEEDEQEEEGFVDDIEGEFQELDVEEGDLGVEGEFDWDSDEWEAKLMEEKEEVKLDLDGFAPASVGYGNITEDTIEKAKKKMLSKAEKKRIAREAEKEKEEVTVCARCHSLRNYGQVKNQNAENLIPDFDFDRLIATRLMKPSGNATATVVVMVVDCVDFDGSFPKRAAKSLFKALEGTKDDSKLSKKLPRLVLVATKVDLLPSQIPPARLDRWVRHRARAGGAPKLAGVYMVSSHKDLGVRNLLSFIKELAGPRGNVWVIGSQNAGKSTLINAFAKKEGAKVTKLTEAPIPGTTLGILRVGGILSAKAKLFDTPGLLHPYLMSMRLNRDEQKMVEIRKELQPRTYRMKAGQALHVGGLVRLDLSQASVQTIYVTIWASPNVSLHLGKVENAEDIWKNHVGVRLQPPVGADRTSQLGKWEEKEVKVSGMSWDVNSIDIAVAGLGWFALGLKGEATLALWTYDGIEITLREPLVLDRAPFLERPGFWQPKTISDASGTQTKLKKRKKLQQASRDFLSDVSV